From the genome of Ptychodera flava strain L36383 chromosome 13, AS_Pfla_20210202, whole genome shotgun sequence:
TATCTATGTTGCCACAAGCTTCTCACAATGTCACGGTttgattccaaaattttgcaacGTAAGCAATATTAGTGTTACGTTCGACTTCTTTGCCGTGTGTAACCGTTTCGTGTTTTCTGTACTGCTGACATTTTTAGTTAGCACTTTCGATTTTGGTAAATTCAGAAAGTAACTACAGCGTCAAACAGGTTGGTTGACAAGGTAGAGACGAGTCTTGCACTTGGGTGCGTTGTACAAGTCTACAGATAGGATGATAGCTAGTGTCTGATGATTTATAACTCTTTGACAGTGATGATCTGatctatggaagaccggtcactacatgcgacatgcgagtttttttttAACTGCGACCagggagttcttaaactgcgacatgcgagttgcaAAAGCGATAtggcgtttgcatacatgtcatttcgttctcctcctaacgatggattacagaggtagagaccagcttatttctgcatacttctacAATGGATACACCCTGGGAGAAATAGCGGCCACGTTAGGACTCCGACATGTagggaagaccggtcacgacctgcgacatacgacctgcgtctttaaactgtgatctgcgacctaaccctaaccctaacccctaacgctATGCCGTTACAATTTTTCCCTCCCTTGGCCTAATCTCCAGGGTTGAGAGCGAAGTAAGGCTTTTTACAAGAGAaaacctaacccctaaccctaaccctaacccctaccctaaccctaacccctaccctaaccctaatcctaACCCTAgccgcagatcgcagttttaaaaactcgcatgtcgcatgtcgtgactgGTCTTCCATAGAAATCCAATCTGTCGTTTATTGTGACGACATTCTTTACCCAACTTCCGGTAATAATACAACACTGGTCCTTGATATACCCGCAGAAATAGTTGCGATGGGAAAAGACATCACGATCATGGAGCTTTACATTTcgttcaaaaaattaaatttagtgTTTAAAGATCTCAAATTTTGTACGTTGCTTAGCGAAGTGGTTGACAGGAAAGCCTACTTAATTCATTATTCCGCGGAAAAGTTTGAAGGAAATACAACATACCGAGACTTGTCTTGTCCTTACGGGGTGTTCATGCCAACATATGTATTTGACAATACAGACTCATTGAGCTGTAAAACGCGAGTTTTGGAAGAAATACCAGTCAAATGGCCGCCTTCCACAAACATCACAGATCGTAAACTTAAAAAGTGAGGATAAAAACAATAATGATCGTATCGTTACACGCAACCCTTGCATTCTATTCCGAGCCTGGCTATATGAtaccaaaaattacagcactgaaGTGCAACAACAAGATAAAAAGTTACCCTTCTCGATATTGAATGAGTAATTTCAATTACTATAAAGTTTATTATGCTGTGTTTGATCGTGGATGTGTTTTAAATGGCAATGAGCTCGGAATCTTACGACATACTAGTGGATTGTCGATCCTCATGACAACTTTAAATACACAGATTCTAGTTTCTCAAAGTGAGAAGCTTTAAGAGTCTGAAGTACCCACCGCCGATGCGATGCCTTCTCAGATATTTGTTACTTCTTAGGTATTTGTGGATATGCCTGTTCAGTTAATTTGATCGTCAGCTATTCGACTACTTAGGGTTGTTGCAGTTGTAAGACAACTTTTCCAGAATTAAAACAGCTGTTACAATAATGGGTCTATAATTTGCGAAATGAGTAAAGTCAGAGTTAAACTAACACTTATCACATTGTACTAGTAGGcctaattactgaaggctccgtCAAGTAGCGCAAACAGTTTCGCCAAACTTCGAATAGAAAGTGCACTAAACTTCGTCTGTAAAGACGCATGCTGTTGTTACATATTGCCGAGGAACGCGATATCGATATGAGTGTCAATTGAAACATTAGCGCCCATAAAACCGAACTGTCGGCCTTTGACCAATATTAAAGTGATAGGATTTAGTGTTTATTATATCTGAATAAGATCTAGCTGGCTCTTTCCCAATGAACTCCCTATAGGCGACATTGACGAGCACCTACACGTAAAGTGTGCCGAAAAATGAAGTCAGAACGTCAATATCACCTAGTTGGGTGTATTTACAACATTGTAAAGGAAACATTTCAATTTCCCAAAACACGGcacaatgacatattttcaccccaAATCTCAATCGTCAATGACTACCACAGTGCACTTCACATCGCAACTTCATCTACGACAACTAGGTCACACTCTGTTAGCCCTGGTATACGTACAAGAACCAGTGTCAAAAAAGTACACAAATCGCGatttatttcttgacatattttGCGTCATccagaacattttaattttggaaGTATTGAAAAGGTACACAATGGTAACAGTAACAGGCAGTACTACGGCTAAAGATAGAATCGCTGTTTTTACTCTCCTATTTTCTCAGAAACCAAAAATTCCCAAAGCACTGATTCAAGGGTTTACTAGGGAGTTTCTGAATCTTGCTGTCAGTTTTATGGATAGGGAAAAAGATTTGACTGTTTCATACACTGCCTGTAAGATGTTTATTGAAATGTTTGTGTGTACTGACGAATTCCTCAGAGACTAAGAAGTTTACATGTGTGATAGATGGTTAGGTTTCTGATGTGTACGTCAGATTTGCAAGGAGTTAATGGGGCCACGTGGATGTCAAAAGAAATTCATCCTATACAGTAATAGTAGACGGTGTTAAAGAGAAATACAGATGCAGAGTGTGAAACGTCGAACACAAAGGATGCGATAAAGTAAACACGAATCTGTCAAAAGCTTGACCTATGATGGCTGTAATTAGTTTTCCAGAATTATGGAGTTCCTTGGAAGCGAACTACAAAAAACATTTCCAATACAACCAACAAATAAAACGGCGATGTACTCGATAAAAATCTTGTTGAGTTTGAGTAgtaaatatattcaagatgTACTTTTATCACATCTTCCTTAAACGTTCCATGTCCCTCTAAGTCTAAGATCCCTCCGCAAGTGGTACCCCAAATTACCGGGACTTCTTGTCAGAAAGACTCTTTCTGCTGAAGAAGATACACTTGCTTAAATCTTTCCGTCACGCTTTCTAGAAAACAGGCACCTCCTAATCACTGGGGGTTGAATATGTTTTGTGTGTACAATTTATATTTCCCTCTTTTTCACAGTTTCAGTATTTTAATGGGATATTCCCACCTTCCCAGGCAACCTTTCTGATACCTGTAATGTCGGACCTTACAAAACGGAATTGGCTCACAATTGTAGTACCATGCATTGCTATGTCACATTGAGAGACAAAATATTTGTAGCAAAATGTACGCAACGTTTGGCAGGCGTCAGGTCCCATCATTGCAGATGTTATCAGTAAAACCATAGTTGCAGGAAATGTTACATGGCTTATCTCACCAGTAATGTGTTTTCTTGTCCTGAAATCAAACATCAATTTAAATCTCTTGTGCACATTGTATATTCTCGTGAATTCTCAGTACGAtgcattgaaatcacagaaattgtTACTGATATCAGAAATCATGTAAACTGCATCGAATTTTAATTTAGCATTTACCGTGTCAACGGTTACGCTGAGAAACACCAACAATTATACCACTTCACTTTTCTATTTTTAACTGTTCAATGTGTTCGTTTCATCAAAAGCAGTAAAACACGAAACATTCTACTACCTGGCGTAGATTAAGGGATCGGTCGATTGCAAAGTGAAAGGGTTCAGGAATACACACGGGCCATCCTATTTCTATCGTGTAATTTGTTCTAAATCGATCACTTGTTATTCGTTGCATCCTGCTGCAAATACAATGTCCTTATGCATAATAGCATTGCTTACAATGTCGACGTTACCAGTTGACATGGTGTCCAGAAAAAGTGGAAATACTCTTGGATTTATGGTTGGCTGATTATCATACAGTCTTTGTATAATGTGTAAGTTTCCTTGTGTTGTGATCTTCTCATTTAAAATGTAACGGTTGTGGAAAGCTGTCAAGACAAAGGGCCAGAGCGCACTGTTTGTTTGACCTTTAACCCCGGCAATAGCAGTAAATCTGACATACTAGCATCATGTcatttttttgctcacgtgttgacacacgtgggcatatgtcgcagcgatgtctgtctgtctgtgtgtctgtgtgtctgtccgtctgtctgtctgtgtactcaatatctcaaaaacggctcatcagatcagaatcaaatctggtacatagattcagtttgcaaatggcaagaactgattagtttttggtgggtgtggcttgcttactttttgctcatttgcataattaatcattttagaaaaaactgatatatattgacaacgactgcacacaatttgatgagattcgctacaaatgttgatgacaccaagatatatcagctttgaaagatatgaaGGGGTatcgtgaaagataattactaatttgcatgtttaatgaaatttcctaattaggagtatatatctaaatatactcgatcaaaattgacgaaacttggtatgcatattgaagatactatgatttaaccttattgaaagtcattaagcatttttactccatgcaaatcctaatttgcatatttaatgaatttttgaaattaaggatatctatTTGAAGTTAcctgaccaaaattgatgaacttgccatgtacattaaagatactatgatagaacattattaaatgtcattcagcatttttacatcagccaattcctaatttgcatattttatgaactttcctaattagggatatttatttgaattaacgagaccaaagttgatgaaactggctatgtacattaaagatactatgatagaacattattgaaaatcattaagcatttgaactttagccaattccttatttgcatattaaatgaactttcataatcagggatatttatatgtattgactgaacaaaagttgacaaaacttgctatgtacattaaagatgctacgatacgacatgattgaaagtcattaagcatttttacttcatccagctcctaatttgcatatttaatgaatttttgaaattagggatatttacatgaccaaaattgatgaaacttgctatgtacattaaagatactattatgtaagctaacattattgaaaggcattaagcatttttgcttcagccaattcctaatgtgtgtatttaattaacgttcctaattagggatatattcttggatttatttgatcaaagttggcataacatgctatgacattgatgattataccaggttataccaatattggaagtcatttcgcacttaagttttcatgtcagctaattaatagtttgcatatctaatgagctttcaaagtttggaatatatagtttgaaggacttgaccaaaggcaattacacttgctatataagtggtgatacaattatagcagtcaaagaaattaattatttttatttcagttaagtacatattttaatacttaatgacctatagagttaatctgtggtgaatattgtttattatgttgatcataatactttcaatgaagttgcacaCATGtggcaaatgttcaaatttatacataactgcaatatataatgaaacacgtgagcatttacagttcatatctggttcaatATGGGTTGTCTGTCCTCTGTCAATCCGTGTTTTTCACACCTGTGGACTATTTGATGGATCAAGTACTTTAGACTGAAATTGAATCCTTATTGTGAGCACTTTGCAAAATCTTTCCCATGACCAACGACTCTCTATACCTAGTGTCAAACTGGATTTTTCCTACACACACTGAAAAAATGATCGCCAAGAAGAATACATGCACTGTATTGCTATAAATACACGTACCGAATCTACGGGCATGGAGGGTATGGATATTGTGTGTCACTGAATGAGCTGAAAACAATAGGTTTACCGGGTATTGTGGCTGTGTTTGTACTACGAGCACGAGTATATGTATCTCCGACATCGCTTTGTCATGTGAGTGTAACATGATCGGATGTCTGTACGATGAAAACCGTTTTTATGTAATTGTAGCAGAAGAGATGATTTGATTTTTAGCGTAAAATGTGCATATTTACGGACTGGGCgatttttaaatttgacaagTGGAGAAGAGATGACGGAAAACACTAATACGAAGGGCATTTATAATTAATGGCATTCTATTATGATTCATAATTGTAGTAACACCGATTAGGATGGATGCTTTATCACCATACGGTATTCGATGTGGCGTTCACTCTCATTGCAGGATAGCagtttgaaaacatcaatggaCAACAAATGCAGGATGACACTGAAACTTTTCGTTGCTATGGGATTCTACGAAAGAGTTAGAGCAGGATCCGGTGACTTGAAGTTGTTTGAACGTGGGTTCAAAAGAGCAACTCGGGACTTGAAGGCGCACAAACAGTTCATTTCTGGCACTCTGTGTAAAAACCTTGAAGATGACGGTAAGGGCCAGTCAACTTTACATATGATGTTGCGTTAAACTGACGTGAGAATGTCAAACCTGTGATTACACGCTGTCCAtttatattttgaagaaaacaatgCAAGACATTTGGTCTCATTTATTTCTGTAGCACATTAATGTGATAAGGCTGAATACTGTGGATATCAAAGGTGACAAAACGTTGAGGGAAACTGAGATAAAGCAAACTTTGATAGTGATCCAGACTTAGGCCTACTCCTCCCCTCCCTTCCAAAAACGAGGATGGGATCGAGTCGGAGATAGTTATATTTAATGAATGGTTGCTTTCCTGTTTCGTCGGGACCGGAGTTGGTCATTTTGACCTTCGTTTCAGATGTTTCCGatattgtgtttgtataacAGACTAAACATTCAAGCTGGGCCAGGACACTGATAGTGATGCTGAATTCAAATATACACATACGTAGTACTAAATGCTAAATTATTTGTTGTTATAACAActatatttattcatttcagGAAAATACGTGTACTTCAACTATGCTGTGTTTAATACATATGAGCAACAAGGGTCCTTCTTACACGATGATACCTGGACCAATGTTGTCTTACAAGGTCAAGGTCGAGAGGTCATTAATCATCAAGGTTTGTAGACTCTTATATCGGTTACTTAATAATTGtaagtaaaataataaataactaATGAAAGATCAAGAAACCAAATTTTCGGGCGCATGTGATATTAAGTCCAAATCTTTCCGTTGAGGGATTAGGATCGATTACGTACATTTCGTATACAATTCTACAATTCTATTCTTATGATTTCTATTATTCGGAAAACGTTCTCACATTGTTTCTTCGATGTAGCTGGTTTCACTGAAAGACGCGTTATTGCCAATACCCACATCAAACCACTACCAAAGACGCCCTTAACAGAAACCACAGTATATCTCATCGTCTGGTCACAAGTTGAAGATGGATTAGACAAAGTCGACATCGAAAACAGTTGGAAAATATGGTCTGGAATGGAGTGCGTACGGCAACAGAAGGTATTTTGCGCTCCACCTGCAAATAGCAAGGTCTTCTATCTTATAtcacataattttgaaaactgatGCTGGAAAAATGTATCGTTTCTCCTTGTGTTTTTGTTCAGTGGGAATGCACACTGTAATGCGTATAACTTCcagcaaaattacaaaaatcaagtTCTATAGCCGTTATGCAAACAAATACGCTGCCATAAACACTTACAAAATGGAAATCATACTGGCTGAAAAATGAACGCAATAAGAAGACAGTCCACTCATATGTAAGAGGTTTACATTCGTAAAGTTTTCTTGTAATATTGAACAACATGTTCACTGTGTTTTAAGCCACGTTTATAGTGAGACTATAACAATTATAGATGCGAATTCTTCAGAGACACTTCataattcataaaataaatcattattaaaccaattgttatgtaaattagctgattcctggggagaatattgcagtggttgggggagggccaagttttacaatgtcggacaaggggagggtcacattttagacaggaggatagggggagggtcacattttacggtacaggtgtgcgcggaATTCCCCGGGCCCAACCCCTGTAGTTAGTGAAGGCTGTCTAATATAAACACTTATTTTTGATAGGTCTGTCAAGAGTTTGGATTACGTGCTGTTACTCTCCATAAACGTGTCACAACCAACGGCAGGTTCCATTACGTGTCTAGGTTTGAATTTACAAAGTTGGGAGACAGAACTCAACGAGGACTTGAAGTATTACAGAAACTTCGCGAAGTGACACCGGTACGAGGGATCAAGTCTTGTGCTGCACTTTACAAACCAGTGTACGTCTACACCTAGATAAACAATGTAACTGAAGTTTTGGGTTCGGAAATGCAAATGCAGATTGGTCAAAGATTCAATCATCACCGGTAAGCGACGGCAACTGTGAAGGAAACAGATATTTGACGACATGTATGTCGCCGGGATGTGAGGTTGTATTGGTTCACGCGGTGCCATGGTTTTGGATGTTCTCGGGAAAGGGAGCTTGAGATACGACAATACCAAAAAGCAACTGCTTTAGcgtttttgaaaagaatgtatatcaaaatttttactgattttttttcaggcGGCACATGACTAAAAGGTTAGACATCTTGTATGACACTTTTTAGGAACGGTGTCTGAGCGTTCTGAAGAGATATCCTGCAAGTTTTTGGAAGTAATATTAACTTGCAATTGCATTAGTGTGTTTTATTGGTAAAACACTGTAAACATAAGTGCCTTTGTTCGGATGCCTTTATCCTAACAACCAATGTCAGTGAAATGTGTACGGCCGTGAAGTTATGACGTATCGCAGCACTGTCAGGATTTCGCGCATTCGTCTCCATAGTGACAGAATTCCAGGATAAAAAAAGAAGTTTTTCATGCATATGTACAAAGAGTCCAACGTCTGACTTTGATTTCCAGAGGATAGCTAAAAGGTGATAAAATTTTAGGTTTTACGAAAAGAAGCgcacaaaattaatatttcaaacaaaCTTGATCTACGACCCGTAGGCCTATGCTTGACAAATAACTTTGAGATGCACATATATGAGTATCGAAACGTACGAGACATTCCTCTTCAAAGTACATTTCAACACTGTGGTCTGATGGTAACAATCTTAACACGCGGTCGTCTATCAGTGTACACTTGAACATTGAACTTGTCAAGAAATTCACTATGCATGACCTTCCTTGAATCAGAAGTAAAACTTAAATTGTATCCTTGCACAATAAGACATTTCTGGTCATTGTGCATGGATGGCGGTTTTTGGAattgtttttttacattttcagaatgGCACGCGAGCCGCAGGTACTGTGGGCGCGGTTCGATACAATCATTGCGTTGCCatacaaatgtaaatatgtgaaaaaaagtgggaaatgtaaaatattattgttATATCAGAAAAAGACTATCTGTATTTTCTACAGTATCACATCATATTTGACATACACAGAAAAATATGCAATCAATACTTCCGCCTTTGATGTCTAAATCGCTCTTGTAtctttggcactgacatgtaaCTTTCTTTCTTGGATGAACACATCGTCTTTatgagaaataaacaaacatacacgaCGAGATGCTGATTTATGTCgagttttcaaatcaaaataaacttGAAGATCAAAGATGTGTGTAATTTAGTGTCTTATTTCCATTAACATTTTTGTGGAGAACACTTAAACTTTCCTTTATTTCTTACAATGCATGAAAAATTACGTTACTGTGTATCGATTTGTAAGCACACTATCCAATGAGTGGATGTTTAGTACGAGAACGAGCTCGGAAAGTTATGGAAGTAGGATTAAAAACACGAGAACGTCAGGGTATGAATGTGATGGGAGGAATGGGTCGGACAGTAACTGGGTTCTTGTACATGTAATGGCAAGGAGAGCGATATAGTTTAGTAAGCTAAGTATCCTTCAATTTTATTAGAATGCCTTAGTTCCATTTGTTGGGTCATTCCATTGGGCATTAGTACCTGGGCTGAAACTTTCACCAGCATTGATATGACATATTCagacagatatatcgatgaacTGACAGGCGCGCATGAGGTCGAGGCACACCATAATTCATGGTGCATTGTATACTTCACTTGATCCGAGCAATTACTTTTGTAGTGTGTAGCCTggaatgaatgaaagaaaatccTCACTTAAATCGAATTAGTTAGCCTTTTAACTGAATTGTAAACTATACGTTCAAAATGTAATGTTGATATTGCTCACGTACGCATCTGCTTGGGTTATGATTGATCAGATTGAGATATTCCTCCATAAAGACAAACATGCGATATGAAAAGGAGTTATGTGAAGTATATTTGACAAATAGCGGTTGATGTTTCATGTTGAAGAAGTATTACAAAACTTTAACTAagcaaaaagagaaaaaaaaacttacagaaaagaaTCTGCTTGCTCAGGTCAAGAATATTCATTCTGAACACGGCCATACTCACTGGAAATTCTCGAAAGAAGTGACACTTTCTC
Proteins encoded in this window:
- the LOC139147178 gene encoding uncharacterized protein isoform X1 — encoded protein: MVDSSLKTSMDNKCRMTLKLFVAMGFYERVRAGSGDLKLFERGFKRATRDLKAHKQFISGTLCKNLEDDGKYVYFNYAVFNTYEQQGSFLHDDTWTNVVLQGQGREVINHQAGFTERRVIANTHIKPLPKTPLTETTVYLIVWSQVEDGLDKVDIENSWKIWSGMECVRQQKVCQEFGLRAVTLHKRVTTNGRFHYVSRFEFTKLGDRTQRGLEVLQKLREVTPVRGIKSCAALYKPVYVYT
- the LOC139147178 gene encoding uncharacterized protein isoform X2; translated protein: MDNKCRMTLKLFVAMGFYERVRAGSGDLKLFERGFKRATRDLKAHKQFISGTLCKNLEDDGKYVYFNYAVFNTYEQQGSFLHDDTWTNVVLQGQGREVINHQAGFTERRVIANTHIKPLPKTPLTETTVYLIVWSQVEDGLDKVDIENSWKIWSGMECVRQQKVCQEFGLRAVTLHKRVTTNGRFHYVSRFEFTKLGDRTQRGLEVLQKLREVTPVRGIKSCAALYKPVYVYT